In Planctomycetia bacterium, the genomic window AATTTGTGGATGAGGCCAATGAACGGATAGAACAATTTCAAGTAAATAACACTATCCCAGGATTTGTCGCCAGTCAGTTTTTGCAGGTTTATCAGGCTCTGCATTACATCAATCAGAATAATCTGGCACCAGGCAACCTGTTTTGTGAATGGGGCAGTGGCTTCGGTGTGGTCAGCAGCCTGGCTGCTCTTTGTGGCTTTCATGCGATCGGCATTGAAATTGACGAGAAGCTGGTGGAGGAAGCAGAACAGTTAGCTGCTGATTTTGACATCGATGTCAGTTTCTATTGTGACAGTTTCATCCCGCCGGGTAATGAGAATCTCCTGGCTACAGAAGAAAGTTCTTCCTGGCTGACCAACAGGCCAGGTGACATGCTGGAATCAGGCATCAGCCCAGAGAGTTTCGATGTGATTTTCGTTTATCCCTGGCCTGGCGAAGAATCGCTCATGGAGCAGCTTTTCGTATCGCATGCAGGAACAGGTTCTCTTCTGGTCTCCTTTCATTGCCGCGAAGGAGTCCGTGTTCAACGCCTGATCAAATCGTCTTCCAAAAGAAATTCCTTACGACACGCTGGAAGATAAGTAGTTCAACTCACGTGGCCCCATAGTCACCAGGGTGCCTTTCACCAGTGGCTTCCTTCGGCAATAATCCACAATCTTCTCAGCGGTCAGTGCATTCACTTCTGCCTGTATTTCCTCGAATGGACGCACTCTGCCGTAATAGTACCAGTCGGAAGCAATCGCCCCTGCTCGTGCTGAAGTCGATTCCTCCTGCATGATCAGTGACGATTTAATGCCCGCCTGGATACGCTGCACTTCATCTGGTTCAATGCCATCTTCAATGCGTTTCAGTTCCAGCAGCATGCTATCCAGCGTATCCTGTGCCCGTTCATTCGTGGTACCTGCATAGCAGAGTACCACG contains:
- a CDS encoding class I SAM-dependent methyltransferase; this translates as MDEANERIEQFQVNNTIPGFVASQFLQVYQALHYINQNNLAPGNLFCEWGSGFGVVSSLAALCGFHAIGIEIDEKLVEEAEQLAADFDIDVSFYCDSFIPPGNENLLATEESSSWLTNRPGDMLESGISPESFDVIFVYPWPGEESLMEQLFVSHAGTGSLLVSFHCREGVRVQRLIKSSSKRNSLRHAGR